Part of the Propioniciclava sp. MC1595 genome is shown below.
CCTGGTCGTCGGTCAGGCCGCCCACGATCTCGTCGAAGTTGAGCCGCTGGGCGACGTCGAGCTCGGGCTGGGTGGTGGCGCGGTCGTCGCCCCAGTACCAGAGGTTGAGCTTGTCGAACGTGGCGACCGGGTTCTTCGGGTGCTCGGTCACGGGGCGCTGGGCGAGCCAGCGGTCGATGACGCGGGCGGCCTTCTTGCCGTGGCCCACGCCGATGGTGACGGTGCGCTCCGAGGGGACTGCGTCGCCGCCGGCGAAGATGCCGGGCACGTCGGTCATGAGCGTGTTCGGGTCGACCTGGACGACGTCGCCGTCGAACCGCATGCCGGGGATCGTGCGGAGGAAGCCGGAGTCGGCCTCCTGGCCCAGCGCGAGGATGACGGTGTCGGCCTCGAGCGTCTCGTAGCGGCCGGTGCCGACGGCCTTGCCCTCGTCGTTGATCTCCATGATCTCGACCTGCATGTGGCCCTCGTCGAACTGGTTGATGGTGCGCAGCCAGTTCATCTTCACGCCCTCGCGGACGGCCTCGTCGTGCTCCTCGGCGTGCGCGGGCATGTGCTCCTGCGTGCGGCGGTAGACGACGATCGACTCCTCCGCGCCCAGGCGCCGGGCCACGCGGGCGGCGTCCATCGCGGTGTTGCCGCCGCCGTAGACGGCCACGCGGCGTCCGATGACCGGGCGCTCGCCGGAGGCGACGTCGCGCAGGAAGCCGACGGCGTCGACGATGCGGCCGGCGTCCATGGTCGGGATGTCGACGCGCTTGGACAGGTGGGCGCCGATCGCGACGAACACGGCGTCGAAGTGGCCCTCGGCCTGCTCGGCGAGCAGGTCGGTGACCGTGTGGTTCTGCACGAACCGAACGCCCAGGGCGCGGATGCGGTCGACCTCGGCGTCGAGGACGTCACGCGGCAGCCGGTACTCGGGGATGCCGTAGCGCATCATGCCGCCGGGCAGGTCGGAGGAGTCGTGCACCTCCACCTCGTGGCCCAGCATGGCCAGGT
Proteins encoded:
- a CDS encoding NAD(P)-binding protein, which translates into the protein MQQPTPRNLTPLPDLGASQGRVGPTRVRMPIYVDLLPPCNQACPAGENIQEWLRLVKAKEDHAAWLELTRNNPFPAIHGRVCYHPCETSCNRVELDGAVSIHSVERYLGDLAIANNWQFQGPARTSGRKVLVIGSGPSGLSAAYHLAMLGHEVEVHDSSDLPGGMMRYGIPEYRLPRDVLDAEVDRIRALGVRFVQNHTVTDLLAEQAEGHFDAVFVAIGAHLSKRVDIPTMDAGRIVDAVGFLRDVASGERPVIGRRVAVYGGGNTAMDAARVARRLGAEESIVVYRRTQEHMPAHAEEHDEAVREGVKMNWLRTINQFDEGHMQVEIMEINDEGKAVGTGRYETLEADTVILALGQEADSGFLRTIPGMRFDGDVVQVDPNTLMTDVPGIFAGGDAVPSERTVTIGVGHGKKAARVIDRWLAQRPVTEHPKNPVATFDKLNLWYWGDDRATTQPELDVAQRLNFDEIVGGLTDDQARTEAWRCLSCGNCIECDGCLGSCPEDAVIKLGKGLRYRYDYTKCTGCGTCYEQCPVHAIEMIPER